The following DNA comes from Hyphomicrobiales bacterium.
TTGCAGGAAATGCCGTAGCGCAGCGCCCAGCGCCCGCCGGCATGTTCCGTCGCTGCATAAATCTCCTGCAGCGTTTTCATTTCCTCGCGCATCGACTCGATGCGCTCGTCGATCATCGCCGTGATCTTCTCCTTCGGCAGGATGTCGGCGAACATCGCCACGAGCAGGAACTCGGAGCGGAAGATGTCACGCCCCGGCGGTTCCGCGAGCGCATTTTCCAGCTCTTTGCGCCCGCACTCGGTAATCGAGTAGATCTTGCGCGGCGGTTTGCCCGCATGCAGCTCCTGACGGACGGTGACGCAACCATCGGCCTCCAGCCGGGCGAGGGCGGGGTAGATGGAACCGAAGCTCGCATCGACGAAGTAGCTGTATTTCCCTTCCACCGAAGCTTTCTTGATCTCGTAGCCGGTGGCCTCGTCGAAATAGAGGATCGCCAGACAAAGGGTGCGTACGTTCATCGATGCTGCCTTGCCGGTTGTGATTTCCGTGCCGTCTCGGGCGGCGTGGCCGCGGCTCCGCGGCCCATATGCTGATCCGGTATATGTCAGGAACACATATATCGAAACGATATAGATATCGCCGGATATATGCTTGTCCGATATATGTCAACAAAAAAGGACAGAAATCCTTGCGCTGTCCCGGGCATCACAGAGGCGGCGATGGCGAGTTTCATTTGCAGCTGCGCTCTGGCCGTTTGGCGGGCATGACACGGGGTCGGGCGGCGGCGCGGCAAATTGGCGGAAAAAAGGGACTCGACGGTTTTCTCCGGCTTGCTAATATTCCTCATGTGGCATGCATGATTTGCTGTGCCGCGTAGGCAGGCCTTTTCAAAAGAGGATGGCGATGACCAAATCGGCGCGGAAACCCTGGAATCCCCTGTTGAAGCTTCTCTTCATCAACGGTCTTGCCGGCATTCTCGCCGCGGCGGTACTGACTGCCGGTCTCGTCTTCGCCGATGTCGGCGGTTTCGGCCATCTCGTGTTCAATTCGGCGAGTCCGTTCCTGCCGGTCGCCGTGCTCTTCGCCGGCCTCGCAATCACGCTGGCAAGCGTCGCCATGGGCGTTGCCGTCATGCGGTTGCCGTTCGATGGCAGCGAACCGGGCTCGCCGCGTCGCATCAAGCCGCAGATCCGCCCCGAACTGGTTGGCGGCAAGCGCGAACTTGCGTTGGCGACCGCCAAGGGCCGCCGCCGCTAAACACCGAACCGGAGTGCGGCCGGGGTCTCGGGAACCCGACGCCGAGGCCGGCAATCTCAATCCATCAATTCGTGCCGCCAGGGCATGTCTGCGCCTGCACGCCCGCAGACCAGTGCCGCGCATCGCCGCGCAAGCGCGAAGCTCTCCTCGAGGTTTTCAACGCCAAGGCCGGAAAGCCCGTCCTCGCTAAAGGCACCGTGGTCGTCGAGTCCGGCGAGGAAACCGGCCATGAAGGCATCGCCTGAGCCGATCGTGTCGATCAAGAAGGTCGGCGGTGCCGGCTTGGTGACGTCGTAGCCGGCCGAGGCAATCCGCGCACCCTTCGCGCCGAGCGTGACGATCGCCAGCGCCGCACCGGCTTCCAGCCAGGCTTCCACCATGTAGTCGTGCGTAACATCCGGGTACAGCCAGGCGAGGTCTTCCGCGCTCGCCTTGATGATGTCGGCGACTTCCATCATCCGCGTGAGCCGCTCGCGATAGGCGGGTTCGTCCTCGACCAGCGATGGCCGCACATTGAGGTCGAGCGAGATCAATCTGTGTTCGGCTTCCTCGATCACCATTTCCTCGACCAGAGAGCCAACCGGCTCGGTGCCGAGCACGTAGGAGCCGACGTGGAGCAGCGAAATCTCGTCGCTCAGGTCTGTAATGTCGGCGGGATCGAAATAGCGGCCGGCTGATGCCGTATCGAAAAACGCGTAGCGCGGCTCGCCGTCGATCGTGTCGATGAAGGACAGCGTCGAGGGAAGCGGCGAGCGCACCACCCGGTCGAGATTGACGTCGGCCTCGGCGAGAGCGTCGAGAAAACCCTTGCCGAACAGATCTGTCGAAATCGCCCAGGAATAGGCCACCGGCGTTCCAAGGCGCCCAAGCCCGAGCGCCACGTTGAACGGCGACCCGCCAAGCGTCGGCCGAAAGCTGTGGTTGATCGAGCCGGCGGGTTTGGCCCCGGTTGATTGCGCAAGAAAATCGACAACGGCTTCGCCGACGACCAGAATCACGAAAAGTCACTCCCGACAGACATCGCGCCACTGAAACCGGAGGTCCGTTGCCGATGCAAGACCGAATGGGCCCGCACCGCTCTGCTTTTGCGCCACAGTTGCGAAAAGGCGTGGCCGCGCCTATCCAAGAGGCATGACCACGACCGAAGCCGCCAGCGGGGCGGCCACCGCCATCGATCCTGCCGTAGCGCGCCTGGTTGACCATTTTCAGGCACGCACGCCGATTCGCGCCTGGTCGTTGATCGTCACCGTCTATGGCGACGCCATCGTGCCGCGCGGCGGCGTGTTGTGGCTCGGCTCGCTGATCGATCTGCTCGACGTCTTCGGCGTCGCGCCGGGTCTGGTGCGCACCGCCGTGTCGCGCCTGACCGCCGACGACTGGCTGATGCGCACCCGCGTTGGCCGCAAGAGCTACTACCGGCTGTCGCCGCGCGGCCGTGCTGCCTTTGCCGAGGCGACGCGGCGAATCTATTTCGCCCGCAACGAGCCGTGGGACGGGCGCTTCCATCTTGCCATTCTCGATGATGGCGGTGAGGGCAACCGTTCCGCCGTGCGCCGCAGCCTTGAGGAAGCCGGCTTCGGTGCGGTGGCGCCAACCGTGATGATCGCGCCGTCGGGGCGCACGCGCCCAGAACCGGGGCTCGACTACATCCTGATGGAGGGAACCGCCGTTCCCGGCGGCGACGCACGGCGGCTTGCCGAGCGCGCCTGGCCGCTTGAGCGTATTGCAGCCGGCTACGAACGTTTCATCGCGCAGTTCGAGCCGCTCGCCGAAGCGCTTGAGGAGCGCGACCGCCTGTCGCCGCTCGATGCCGTCATCGCCCGCATCCTGCTGGTGCACGAGTTCCGCCGCATCATCCTGCGCGATCCCGAACTGCCGGCGGCATTGTTGCCGGAAAACTGGCCCGGCAGTCGCGCCCGCGCATTGAGCGCGCGGCTCTACAAGCGGCTGGTCAACGGCTCGGAAAGCTGGCTCGACCGCCATGCCTTTTCCGAGGACGGCCGCCTGCCGCCGCCCGAGCCGGCCTTTTTCGAGCGCTTCGCATGACCGAGCGCAATGAACGGCGCGGCCAGAACCCCCGCAACAAGTCCGTGCGGCCATCCCGCCCGAGAACGCCGCGCGACGATCGCGCCGAGCGTCCGGCGCGGCCGGAGAGGCCGCCGATAGCCACGCCCGGCATCGATCTGCTGCCGCACGTGCTGTTTCGTGACGACAGCCTGATCGTCATCGACAAGCCGGCCGGCATCCCGGTCCATGCGGGGCCGAAGGGCGGCGTGACCATCGAGCACGGCTTTCCGGCGCTACGCTTCGGCCTGCCGTGGGACCCGCAACTCGGCCACCGGCTCGACAAGGACACATCGGGCTGTCTGGTGCTGGGGCGTGATCGCAAGGCGCTCGGCCGCCTCGGCAAGCTGTTCACCGCCAATCGCATTGAAAAGACCTACTGGGCGGTTGTCGAGGGCGGACCGTCGACGGACACGGGCCGCATCGCGCTGTCGCTGTCGAAGCGGGAAAAGGCGCGCGGCTGGCATATGCGGGTCGACCCGAAGGGCCAGCCGGCGGAGACCTATTTCCGCGTTCTTGGCCGCTCGGAACGCCTCACATGGCTGGAACTGAAGCCGAAAACCGGCCGCACCCACCAGCTTCGTGTGCATTGCTCGGCGAAGGGCTGGCCGATCCTCGGCGACACGGTCTACGCCAAGGCGGGAGCCAGCGCGCCGCGCCTGCATCTCCACGCCCGCTCGATCGAGCTGCCGTTCTATCCGAACGCCAAGTCGGTCCGCGTCACGGCGCCGGTTCCCGACGACATGATCGAAGCGTTGAAGCTGTGCGGCTGGAAGGGCGAGAGCGCGCGCACGCCGCGCGACAGAACCTAGCTCTTGCTCTCGGAGAGCGGCCGGATGGCCTTCAGATTGGTGAGGTCTAGGTTCTTGGTGCCCTCGACGACGAGCTGGGTCGCCATCGCGGCGTAATCCTGCCGGCTGATCGGCCCGTCCGGGCGGAACCACAGATAGTGCCAGTTGAGCATGCCGAAGAGCGACATGGTGACGGGCTTCAGGGCCTTGCTGCCATGGTCGAGCGAGGGATTGGCGGCGACCAGCGCGTCGGAGAACAGCCGCACCAGCTCGCGCTCGAGTTCCTTGATGTCTTCCTGACGCTCGGCCGGCAGGCGCTTCAGATCGTTGATCTGCACCTTGTGCTCGGCGTCGGCGTCGCGATAGGCCTCGAGCAGCGCCGTCGACAGTGCGATCAGCTTCTCGACCGGCTCGCCCTTCGTCTGCGCCGCCTTGCTGCAGCCTTCGATCAGCGACTGCAGATGCCGCTCGATGATGTCGAACAGCAGCGCTTCCTTGTTGGCGTAGTAGTGATAGAGCAGGGCCTTGGAGACGCCGCAGACGACCGCGATCTGGTTCATCGAGGCGCCGTCATAGCCGCGCTCGGCGAACAACTTGCCGGACACGTCGAGGATCGCGTCCCGCTTGTCGTCATAGTCGTCCGCGCGTGGCCGGGCCATGCTGTACTGTCCTTGAGCTTCGTTGCGGGGGCGGGGCTCGGCCGTCATCAACGGTGTTTCGACCCGACCTGAGAGGGATGTTGCCGTCCCTTAGCGCAAAATTACTGTGCCGTCTCGGCAAAATCAAAAAAGCGGCGCAGTTCGGGGTCGTCCTGCCGCGCCGCCTTTTTCTTGTCGTCAGTCCTTCGGACGTTCGTCGATGATGCGCTTGGCCTTGCCGACCGAACGCTCGACCGTATCGGGATCGGTCACGTCGATGCGCGCCGAAATGCCGATCACCGACTTGATGTGGTGGGCAAGTTCGCGCGACTGCGCGGCCCGCGTCTCTGCCTCGGTCGCATCCGGGCGGGCTTCGACATAGATCTTGATCTGGTCGAGCCGGCCTTCGCGGGTCAGGAGGATCTGGTAGTGCGGCGCGAGGCCCTCGCACTTCAGGATCTGCTCCTCGATCTGGGTCGGGAACACGTTGACGCCGCGGATGATCATCATGTCGTCCGAGCGGCCGGTGATCTTTTCCATCCGCCGCATCGAGCGCGCCGTGCCCGGCAGAAGGCGGGTGAGGTCGCGTGTGCGGTAGCGGATCACCGGCATCGCTTCCTTCGACAGCGAGGTGAAGACGAGCTCGCCTTCCTCACCGTCCGGCAGCACTTCGCCGGTCACCGGATCGACGATTTCCGGGTAGAAATGGTCTTCCCAGATATGCAGGCCGTCCTTGGTCTCGACGCATTCGCTGGCAACGCCCGGCCCAATCACTTCCGACAGGCCGTAAATGTCGACGGCGTGCATGTCGAAGGCGTGCTCGATTTCCTCACGCATCGCGTTGGTCCACGGCTCGGCGCCGAAGATGCCAACCTTAAGCGAGGATTCGCGCGGGTCGAGGCCCTGACGGCGGAACTCGTCGAGGATCGAGAGCATGTAGGACGGCGTCACCAGAATGATTTCCGGACGGAAATCCTCAATGAGCTGGACCTGGCGTTCGGTCATGCCGCCGGACACCGGGATGACGGTGCAGCCGAGCCGCTCCGCGCCGTAGTGCGCGCCGAGACCGCCGGTGAACAGACCGTAGCCGTAGGAGACATGCGCCTTGAACCCCTTGCGGCCGCCGGCCGCGCGGATCGAGCGCGCCATGACGCTGGCCCAGGTGTCGATGTCCTTGATGGTGTAGCCGACGACGGTCGGCTTGCCGGTCGTGCCGGAGGAGGCGTGCACACGCACGACGTCCTCGCGCGGAACGGCGAACATCCCGAAGGGATAGTTGTCGCGCAGATCCTGCTTGGCCGTGAACGGGAACTTGCCGAGGTCTGACAGGGTCTTGAGGTCGTCGGGGTGGACGCCGGCGGCGTCGAAGCTTGCCCGGTAATGCGGCACGTTATCGTAGGCATGACGCACAGACCATTTCAGCCGCTCGAGCTGAAGGGCAGAGATTTCGTCGCGCGAGGCAACCTCGATCGGGTCCAGATCTTCCCGGCGGGGGCTGAGATCGTCCACTGTATTCCTCCCTCTTGTGTCCCCGGTTCTTGTTTTGCTGTCCGGTTTCAAAATTCGTTTGAGTTTATGCGGCTTCAAGTAGCAGAGCGATACCTTGGCCGACTCCGATACACATGGTCGCAAGGGCGCGTTTTGCGCCGCGTTCCGACATTTCGATGGCAGCCGTCAGTGCAAGGCGCGCGCCCGACATGCCGAGCGGATGGCCGAGCGCGATGGCCCCGCCATTCGGATTGACGTGATCGGCGTCGTCCGGCAGGCCGAGACGGCGCAGCACCGCGAGCGCCTGGGCGGCGAACGCCTCGTTCAATTCGACGACGTCGATGTCGCCAATGGAGAGGTCAAGACGCGCGAGCAGCTTCTCGCTCGCCGGAGCAGGCCCCATGCCCATGATACGCGGCGCGACGCCAGCGGTTGCCATGCCGGCGATGCGGGCGATTGGGGTGAGATCGTAGCGCTGGATGGCGTCGCTCGACGCGATCAGCAGCGCCGCCGCGCCGTCATTGACGCCCGACGCATTGCCGGCCGTCACGCTGCCGCCATCGCGGAACGGCGTGCGCAGTTTGGCGAGACCCTCCAGCGTCGTGTCGCCACGCGGATGCTCGTCCTTGTCGACGATGATCGCATCGCCCTTGCGCTGCGGGATCGACACCGGGACGATTTCGCGCGCCAGCCGGCCGTTTTCCTGCGCGGCAACGGCACGCTGCTGCGAGCGCAAAGCAAACGCGTCCTGATCGGCGCGGGAAACGTTGAAGTCCGCGGCGACGTTTTCCGCCGTCTCCGGCATGGAATCGATGCCGTATTGCGCCTTCATCAGCGGGTTGACGAAACGCCAGCCGATGGTGGTGTCGTAGATTTCCGCCTGGCGCGAAAAGGCGCTGCCGGCCTTCGGCATCACGAAGGGCGCGCGCGACATGGATTCAACGCCGCCGGCGATCAGAACTTCGGCTTCGCCGGCTTTGATGGCTCGCGCCGCCGTGCCGACCGCGTCGAGGCCGGAGCCGCACAGCCGGTTGATCGTGGTGCCGGGAACCGTATCGGGCAGGCCTGCAAGCAGCGCCGACATGCGGCCGACATTGCGGTTGTCCTCGCCGGCCTGGTTGGCGCAGCCGAACAGCACATCCTCGACGGCATCGCCCGGCAGGTCCGGCAGACGTGCCATCAGCTCGCGAATGGCATGAGCGCCGAGGTCGTCCGGGCGTACCGAACTCAGCACACCGCCGTAGCGGCCGATCGGCGTGCGAACACCGGCGCAGATATAGGCCTCTCTCATATTCCGCTTCCTTCGGCTTCGATGAGCGTTCCCTTGATGGTCCGCGACATGCCGCGGAATTCAACGATCGCCACGCCGTTCGCGTTGGTGACCGAGATGTCGTAGATGCCCGACCGCCCGGCGCGCTGGCGCTCGACGGCATTTGCCGTCAGCACGTCGCCGCTGTGGGCGGGGGCGAGGAAGTTGATCGTGCAGTGCTGCGCCACCGTGCGCTGGTCATAGGTGTTGCAGGCATAGGCAAAGGCGGAATCGGCGAGCAGGAAGATGTAACCGCCGTGGCAGATGTCGTGGCCGTTGACCATCGAGTCGGTGATGGTCAGCCTGGCGACCGCATGGCCGGGGCTGACCTCGACGATCTCGATGCCGAGCGAGCGGGCGGCCTTGTCGTCCTCCCACATCGCATCGGCGCAGGCTTGGGCAAGCTGTTGTGCGTCCATTGGCGTCTCTTTTGCTCCTCAGGCCTTCTTGCGGCCGGTGAAGGACGGCGCGCGCTTTTCCATGAAGGCGCGCACGCCCTCGGCATAGTCGGGGGTGCGCCCGGCAGTGCCCTGCAAATCGCGTTCGAGATCGAGCTGCTGGTCGAGCGTGTTGGTGGCCGCCGCGTCGATCGCCTGCTTGATGAGGCCGTAGCCGACGGTCGGGCCCTTGGCGAAGTTCGCCGCCATGCCGCTTGCCGTGTCCATCAGCGCGTCGTCGTCGACAGCCTTCCAGATCAGGCCCCAGTCCTCGGCCTGTTCGGCGCCGAGCGGTTCGGCAAGAAGCGCAAGACCGCGCGCCCGGGCCGGGCCGACCAGATGGGGCAGCGTCCAGGTGCCGCCGGAATCCGGCAACAGGCCGATCTTGGCAAAGGCCTGGATGAATTTCGCCGACTTGCCGGCCAGCACGATATCGCAGGCAAGCGCGATATTGGCACCGGCGCCGGCGGCGACGCCGTTGACCGCGGCGATCACCGGGAAGGGCAGGGCGCGCAGCTTGCGCACCAGCGGATTGTAGAAGGTCTCGATCGTGTAGGAGAGGTTCGGCGGTGCTCCGTCGCCCGGGTTCACCCGGTCGGACAGGTCCTGACCGGCGCAGAAACCACGTCCGGCGCCGGTGAGAACGAGCGCGCCGCAGCTCTCGTCGGCTTCCGCTTCTTCAATCGCCGCGCGCAACGCGATGTGCATCGTCTCGTTGAACGAGTTCAGCCGATCAGGCCGGTTCAGCGTGATGATCCTGTAGCCGTCGCGAATCTCGACGAGAATCGGTGTCTCTTCCATGGCGCGTTTCCTCCTGCCCAGCCGAAACGGCTGTTTCCCCTTTTATCGTTCGCTGATTTTGCACGTACTTGGTACGTTTATCAGCGTTTTTATCGATTGGGGCTTGACTGACCGTCCGGTCGGTCAATTATTATGAGGCGTAATGACGCAAGTCAACACGGCTTGACGCGCTTTGCCTCAGCCGCCTGTTTGGCGGGAACAAAAACGCGAACGAAGCCGCGATGAAAACAAGGTTTGGCGTTCTGCCGCTTCGCAGACGACCGGACCATACGGAGGGAGGGCGCCATGAGTGCGTTTTTCGACAAGCATCGCGAGACGCTTGATAAGGCCCTTGCGACGGCTCGCTCGCGCACGTTCTGGGCAGCCTACGCGGAAATGCCGTCGGGCCGGATTTACGGCGAGACAGCCAAGGACGACGGCGAGGCGGCCTTCAAGGCACAGCTCGATACACCGTTCGATCTCGATCAGCCGAATGACGGCGCGCGCGTCGGCAAGGAAGTCTCTCCCTATGGCTTCGCGCTTGGCGTGACCTATCCGGCGGCCTCGGCCGATACGCTCGTCGCCGCGGCCAAGGAAGCACAGAGGAGCTGGGGCAAGGCTTCGGTGGAAGATCGCGTCGGTGTGGCGCTCGAAATGCTTGCCCGCCTCAACGCACGCAGCTTCGAGTTGGCGAACGCGGTGATGCACACCTCCGGCCAGGCCTTCATGATGGCGTTTCAGGCCGGCGGCGCGCATGCGCAGGAGCGCGGTCTCGAAGCCGTTGCCTATGCCTATGAGGAAATGGCCAGGATCCCCGGCGCGGTGCGCTGGGAAAAGCCGCAGGGCAAGGCCGATCCGCTCATCGTCGACAAGACTTTTCGCATCGTCCCGCGCGGCCCGGCCGTCGTCGTCGGCTGCGGCACGTTCCCGACCTGGAACAGCTATCCGGGCCTGTTCGCGAGCCTCGTCACCGGCAACCCGGTGATCGTCAAGCCGCATCCGCTGGCGATCCTGCCGCTCGCGTTGACGGTGAAGATCGGCCGTGAGGTCATCGCCGAGGCCGGCTTCGATCCGAACGCGCTGCTGCTTGCCGCCGACGAGCCCGATGCCCCGATCACCAAGGATCTGGTGACCCATCCCGACGTCGCCGTCGTTGACTTCACCGGTTCGCCGACCTTCGGCGCCTGGTTGCGCGAAGCTGCCGTCGGCAAGCAGGTCTACACCGAGGAAGCCGGCGTCAACTCGATCGTCATCGACTCGACCGACAGCTTCCGCGGCATGTGTTCCAATGTCGGCTTCTCGCTGTCGCTCTACACCGGCCAGATGTGCACCGCGCCGCAGAACGTCTATGTGCCTGAAGGCGGTATCGAAACCGACGAAGGCCACAAATCGTTCGACGAAGTGGCTGCCGGCATCGCCAAGGCCGTCGACAAGCTGCTCGGCGATCCCGATCGCGCACTTGCGGTGCTTGGCGCCGTCCAGAGCACCGCGACGGTCGACCGTGTCGCCGATGCCGTAAAGCTCGGCACGGTGGTGCGCGCCTCCGGCCCGGTCGAGGGTCTGCCGGACGACAAGATCCGCACCGCGACGCCGCTCATCCTTTCGGTCGGGGAGGGCGACGAAGACGCTTATATGGCGGAACGCTTCGGCCCGATCAGCTTCATCGTCGCGACGTCTTCGACGGAAGGCTCGATTGCGCGTGCAGCCGGATCGGCAAAGACTAAGGGCGCCATCACTGCGGCGTTCTACAGCACCGACGAGGCGGTGATCGACAAAGCCGCCGACGCTTTCGCCGATGCCGGCGTGCCGCTGTCGGTGAATCTGGTTGGTGGGATTTTCGTCAACCAGTCCGCCGCTTACAGTGACTATCACGTGACCGGCGCCAATCCGGCGGGCAATGCGTGCCTGACCGATGCGGCGTTTGTCGCCAATCGTTTCCGTGTTGCGACCGTTCGCCGGCTGGCGACGGCGTAAATCGCGGGAAAAGGAGCTCTAACAGGAGCCGTTGGGAGGAAAACAATGAAATCCACTATGCGTAAAATGATCGGAGCTGCCGTCGTGTCGGCGGTCGCACTGGCCGCCGGTACCGCGGGCGCGCTTGCCGACACCATCAAGATCGGTTCGGTTCTGTCCGTCACCGGTCCGGCGTCGTTCCTCGGCGATCCCGAGGACAAGACGCTGAAGATGTATGTCGACAAGATCAACGCCGCCGGCGGCGTCAACGGCAACATGCTCGAACTGGTCATCTATGACGCCGGTGTCGACGCCAATGCCGCGCGTACCTTCGCCACGCGTCTGGTCGAGGAAGATGAAGTCGTCGCCGTCGTCGGCGGTTCGACCACCGGCACCACGATGGCCATGATCCCGGTCTTCGAGGAAGCCGAAGTGCCGTTCATCTCGCTTGCCGGCGCCGTCG
Coding sequences within:
- a CDS encoding PadR family transcriptional regulator translates to MNVRTLCLAILYFDEATGYEIKKASVEGKYSYFVDASFGSIYPALARLEADGCVTVRQELHAGKPPRKIYSITECGRKELENALAEPPGRDIFRSEFLLVAMFADILPKEKITAMIDERIESMREEMKTLQEIYAATEHAGGRWALRYGISCKSCAIAQLEGSRFELEEIAGTKSGDAAKEAAE
- a CDS encoding carbohydrate kinase yields the protein MILVVGEAVVDFLAQSTGAKPAGSINHSFRPTLGGSPFNVALGLGRLGTPVAYSWAISTDLFGKGFLDALAEADVNLDRVVRSPLPSTLSFIDTIDGEPRYAFFDTASAGRYFDPADITDLSDEISLLHVGSYVLGTEPVGSLVEEMVIEEAEHRLISLDLNVRPSLVEDEPAYRERLTRMMEVADIIKASAEDLAWLYPDVTHDYMVEAWLEAGAALAIVTLGAKGARIASAGYDVTKPAPPTFLIDTIGSGDAFMAGFLAGLDDHGAFSEDGLSGLGVENLEESFALARRCAALVCGRAGADMPWRHELMD
- the paaX gene encoding phenylacetic acid degradation operon negative regulatory protein PaaX → MTTTEAASGAATAIDPAVARLVDHFQARTPIRAWSLIVTVYGDAIVPRGGVLWLGSLIDLLDVFGVAPGLVRTAVSRLTADDWLMRTRVGRKSYYRLSPRGRAAFAEATRRIYFARNEPWDGRFHLAILDDGGEGNRSAVRRSLEEAGFGAVAPTVMIAPSGRTRPEPGLDYILMEGTAVPGGDARRLAERAWPLERIAAGYERFIAQFEPLAEALEERDRLSPLDAVIARILLVHEFRRIILRDPELPAALLPENWPGSRARALSARLYKRLVNGSESWLDRHAFSEDGRLPPPEPAFFERFA
- a CDS encoding RNA pseudouridine synthase produces the protein MTERNERRGQNPRNKSVRPSRPRTPRDDRAERPARPERPPIATPGIDLLPHVLFRDDSLIVIDKPAGIPVHAGPKGGVTIEHGFPALRFGLPWDPQLGHRLDKDTSGCLVLGRDRKALGRLGKLFTANRIEKTYWAVVEGGPSTDTGRIALSLSKREKARGWHMRVDPKGQPAETYFRVLGRSERLTWLELKPKTGRTHQLRVHCSAKGWPILGDTVYAKAGASAPRLHLHARSIELPFYPNAKSVRVTAPVPDDMIEALKLCGWKGESARTPRDRT
- a CDS encoding TetR/AcrR family transcriptional regulator, producing the protein MARPRADDYDDKRDAILDVSGKLFAERGYDGASMNQIAVVCGVSKALLYHYYANKEALLFDIIERHLQSLIEGCSKAAQTKGEPVEKLIALSTALLEAYRDADAEHKVQINDLKRLPAERQEDIKELERELVRLFSDALVAANPSLDHGSKALKPVTMSLFGMLNWHYLWFRPDGPISRQDYAAMATQLVVEGTKNLDLTNLKAIRPLSESKS
- the paaF gene encoding phenylacetate--CoA ligase — protein: MDDLSPRREDLDPIEVASRDEISALQLERLKWSVRHAYDNVPHYRASFDAAGVHPDDLKTLSDLGKFPFTAKQDLRDNYPFGMFAVPREDVVRVHASSGTTGKPTVVGYTIKDIDTWASVMARSIRAAGGRKGFKAHVSYGYGLFTGGLGAHYGAERLGCTVIPVSGGMTERQVQLIEDFRPEIILVTPSYMLSILDEFRRQGLDPRESSLKVGIFGAEPWTNAMREEIEHAFDMHAVDIYGLSEVIGPGVASECVETKDGLHIWEDHFYPEIVDPVTGEVLPDGEEGELVFTSLSKEAMPVIRYRTRDLTRLLPGTARSMRRMEKITGRSDDMMIIRGVNVFPTQIEEQILKCEGLAPHYQILLTREGRLDQIKIYVEARPDATEAETRAAQSRELAHHIKSVIGISARIDVTDPDTVERSVGKAKRIIDERPKD
- the pcaF gene encoding 3-oxoadipyl-CoA thiolase, with protein sequence MREAYICAGVRTPIGRYGGVLSSVRPDDLGAHAIRELMARLPDLPGDAVEDVLFGCANQAGEDNRNVGRMSALLAGLPDTVPGTTINRLCGSGLDAVGTAARAIKAGEAEVLIAGGVESMSRAPFVMPKAGSAFSRQAEIYDTTIGWRFVNPLMKAQYGIDSMPETAENVAADFNVSRADQDAFALRSQQRAVAAQENGRLAREIVPVSIPQRKGDAIIVDKDEHPRGDTTLEGLAKLRTPFRDGGSVTAGNASGVNDGAAALLIASSDAIQRYDLTPIARIAGMATAGVAPRIMGMGPAPASEKLLARLDLSIGDIDVVELNEAFAAQALAVLRRLGLPDDADHVNPNGGAIALGHPLGMSGARLALTAAIEMSERGAKRALATMCIGVGQGIALLLEAA
- the paaD gene encoding phenylacetic acid degradation protein PaaD; translation: MDAQQLAQACADAMWEDDKAARSLGIEIVEVSPGHAVARLTITDSMVNGHDICHGGYIFLLADSAFAYACNTYDQRTVAQHCTINFLAPAHSGDVLTANAVERQRAGRSGIYDISVTNANGVAIVEFRGMSRTIKGTLIEAEGSGI
- a CDS encoding 2-(1,2-epoxy-1,2-dihydrophenyl)acetyl-CoA isomerase, which translates into the protein MEETPILVEIRDGYRIITLNRPDRLNSFNETMHIALRAAIEEAEADESCGALVLTGAGRGFCAGQDLSDRVNPGDGAPPNLSYTIETFYNPLVRKLRALPFPVIAAVNGVAAGAGANIALACDIVLAGKSAKFIQAFAKIGLLPDSGGTWTLPHLVGPARARGLALLAEPLGAEQAEDWGLIWKAVDDDALMDTASGMAANFAKGPTVGYGLIKQAIDAAATNTLDQQLDLERDLQGTAGRTPDYAEGVRAFMEKRAPSFTGRKKA
- the paaN gene encoding phenylacetic acid degradation protein PaaN codes for the protein MSAFFDKHRETLDKALATARSRTFWAAYAEMPSGRIYGETAKDDGEAAFKAQLDTPFDLDQPNDGARVGKEVSPYGFALGVTYPAASADTLVAAAKEAQRSWGKASVEDRVGVALEMLARLNARSFELANAVMHTSGQAFMMAFQAGGAHAQERGLEAVAYAYEEMARIPGAVRWEKPQGKADPLIVDKTFRIVPRGPAVVVGCGTFPTWNSYPGLFASLVTGNPVIVKPHPLAILPLALTVKIGREVIAEAGFDPNALLLAADEPDAPITKDLVTHPDVAVVDFTGSPTFGAWLREAAVGKQVYTEEAGVNSIVIDSTDSFRGMCSNVGFSLSLYTGQMCTAPQNVYVPEGGIETDEGHKSFDEVAAGIAKAVDKLLGDPDRALAVLGAVQSTATVDRVADAVKLGTVVRASGPVEGLPDDKIRTATPLILSVGEGDEDAYMAERFGPISFIVATSSTEGSIARAAGSAKTKGAITAAFYSTDEAVIDKAADAFADAGVPLSVNLVGGIFVNQSAAYSDYHVTGANPAGNACLTDAAFVANRFRVATVRRLATA